A region of Fimbriimonadaceae bacterium DNA encodes the following proteins:
- the dnaK2 gene encoding Chaperone protein dnaK2: protein MGRTVGIDLGTTNSVVAVMEGGEPVVIATAEGTRTLPSVVAFKANGERLVGITAKRQAVMNPENTVMSIKRFMGHKLSEVADEVKRVSYKVKEDKKGMVIAHIAAVDKDFTPEEISAMILQKLKNDAEAYLGDTVDQAVITVPAYFNDSQRTATKNAGEIAGLTVLRIINEPTAASLAYGLDKKHSETILVFDLGGGTFDVSILDVGDGVFEVKSTAGDSHLGGDDFDQKIVEWIAAEFKKDQGVDLLKDKNALQRLKEAAERAKIELSSQVTTNINLPYITAIENEPKHLDLNLSRAKFEELCADLMSRVKGPFQQALEDAKVKASDIHEIILVGGSTRMPMVQDLVKQLTGKEPNRSVNPDEVVAIGAAIQAGILGGEVKNIVLLDVTPLSLGVETQGGIFDKIIDRNTTIPTKKSRTYTTAVDNQPEVEIHILQGERPLAKDNKSLGRFHLGGIPPAPARIPQIEVTFDIDANGILNVSARDKGTSNEQSIRITGSGNLNRDEIDRMIKEAEANADADRMQQELAEIKNKSDQLCYSTEKAIKDAGDKISEQDKTRVEEKIQKLRSAATGEDKAAIDAAFADLEAESHTIAETIYKASAEERETVGAGVGNSGGGGDDVIDAEFKEEK, encoded by the coding sequence ATGGGACGCACAGTAGGAATAGACTTGGGCACCACGAACTCAGTGGTTGCCGTGATGGAAGGCGGCGAACCGGTCGTCATTGCGACTGCAGAGGGTACGCGAACGCTTCCGAGCGTGGTTGCCTTCAAGGCCAATGGCGAGCGTCTCGTGGGAATCACCGCGAAACGACAGGCTGTCATGAACCCGGAAAACACCGTGATGAGCATCAAGCGATTCATGGGTCACAAGCTGAGCGAAGTAGCCGACGAGGTCAAGCGCGTCAGCTACAAGGTCAAGGAAGACAAGAAGGGCATGGTCATCGCCCATATCGCCGCGGTTGATAAGGATTTCACGCCGGAAGAGATCAGCGCGATGATCCTTCAAAAACTGAAAAACGATGCAGAGGCCTACTTGGGCGATACCGTCGATCAGGCCGTTATTACGGTGCCGGCATATTTCAACGACTCGCAACGAACGGCAACCAAAAATGCCGGTGAGATCGCTGGCCTGACTGTGCTGCGCATCATCAACGAGCCGACAGCAGCATCGCTCGCCTATGGCTTGGACAAGAAGCACAGCGAAACGATCCTGGTATTCGACCTGGGTGGCGGCACGTTCGACGTCAGCATTCTTGACGTCGGAGACGGCGTTTTTGAAGTGAAATCCACCGCGGGTGACAGCCACCTTGGTGGCGACGACTTTGACCAAAAGATCGTCGAATGGATCGCGGCGGAGTTCAAGAAGGATCAAGGAGTCGACCTTCTGAAGGACAAGAACGCGCTCCAGCGGCTGAAGGAGGCTGCAGAGCGGGCCAAGATCGAACTGAGCTCGCAGGTCACCACGAACATCAACCTGCCCTATATCACGGCGATCGAGAACGAGCCGAAGCATTTGGATCTGAATCTCAGCCGGGCGAAGTTCGAGGAACTGTGCGCCGATCTCATGAGCAGGGTCAAAGGTCCGTTCCAGCAGGCCCTAGAGGATGCCAAGGTCAAGGCTTCGGACATCCACGAAATCATCCTGGTCGGTGGTTCGACGCGCATGCCGATGGTGCAGGACCTCGTCAAGCAGCTCACCGGGAAAGAGCCCAATCGGAGCGTGAACCCAGATGAGGTCGTCGCGATTGGGGCCGCCATCCAGGCGGGCATTCTCGGCGGCGAGGTCAAGAACATCGTTCTGTTGGACGTCACTCCCCTCTCCCTCGGAGTCGAAACCCAGGGTGGCATCTTTGACAAGATCATTGATCGCAATACGACGATCCCCACCAAGAAGAGCCGCACCTACACGACTGCCGTCGACAATCAGCCGGAAGTGGAAATCCACATTCTCCAAGGTGAGCGACCGCTCGCCAAGGATAACAAGAGCCTAGGTCGCTTCCATCTCGGTGGCATTCCGCCGGCGCCGGCTCGGATCCCCCAGATCGAAGTGACGTTCGATATCGATGCTAACGGCATCCTCAACGTGAGCGCGAGAGACAAGGGTACGAGCAACGAGCAGAGCATCCGCATTACCGGGTCGGGCAACCTGAACCGGGACGAAATCGATCGCATGATCAAGGAGGCGGAGGCCAATGCCGACGCCGACCGGATGCAGCAGGAGCTTGCCGAAATCAAGAACAAGTCCGATCAGCTTTGCTACTCGACCGAAAAGGCGATAAAGGACGCTGGTGACAAGATTAGCGAGCAGGACAAGACGCGAGTTGAAGAGAAGATTCAGAAGCTCCGATCGGCCGCAACGGGTGAGGACAAGGCAGCTATCGATGCCGCTTTCGC